In Argopecten irradians isolate NY chromosome 11, Ai_NY, whole genome shotgun sequence, one DNA window encodes the following:
- the LOC138335728 gene encoding uncharacterized protein, whose protein sequence is MKLCVAIAFMICGASALTVEEAKKFHNDGKYGGTVSYTDNGDSITLTSNGLPDHPFEQVNPNTLVTRSDVFTVPKDPQIGATTGCLSMGPIGMAVTGSMIYDPLNAQGQNAVEGPTKEQFDSYGGHTDPQGIYHYHQIPGSWLYTGEADELLGVAFDGFPIYGPMASDLGRDVTNQDLDECHGRMVNGNYRYHANKEFPYLLGCYKGSTVNKARTTYGTCTNTSGLPQYGYVCTCARDGMHQPMNGQQHNQQSQFPQQQGTDSQHQLYPPMSNQQYPSDRPIVDGSQHSGLPDYPPQPVFPQYPDQPNHYHHMPPPPDGFHMGPHQFGDLFGKKKK, encoded by the exons ATGAAGCTGTGTGTGGCAATAGCCTTTATGATTTGTGGTGCATCCGCACTTACTGTGGAGGAAGCTAAAAAGTTTCACAACGACGGCAAATATGGCGGTACTGTGAGTTATACAGATAATGGGGATTC AATCACTCTTACATCCAATGGGCTACCGGACCACCCCTTTGAACAAGTCAATCCCAACACACTTGTTACCCGTAGTGATGTCTTTACTGTTCCAAAGGATCCCCAGATCGGAGCCACAACTGGCTGTCTATCCATGGGCCCTATAGGGATGGCTGTAACGGGCTCTATGATATACGATCCTCTCAACGCACAGG GTCAGAATGCCGTAGAAGGACCTACCAAGGAACAGTTTGACAGTTACGGGGGTCACACAGACCCCCAGGGTATTTATCATTACCATCAGATCCCAGGAAGCTGGCTCTACACTGGCGAGGCGGACGAGCTCCTAGGTGTCGCCTTCGACGGATTTCCAATCTACGGACCAATGGCGTCAGATCTCGGACGTGACGTCACTAACCAAGATCTTGATGAATGTCACGGCCGAATGGTGAATGGAAATTACAGATACCATGCTAACAAAGAGTTCCCTTACTTACTCGGGTGCTACAAAGGATCAACCGTCAACAAGGCTCGCACCACTTATGGCACCTGTACAAACACTTCCG GCCTTCCGCAATATGGATATGTCTGCACATGTGCTCGCGATGGCATGCATCAACCAATGAACGGACAGCAACATAACCAACAAAGTCAGTTCCCTCAACAACAGGGAACAGACAGCCAACATCAACTCTATCCACCCATGTCTAACCAACAATACCCATCTGATAGGCCAATCGTTGACGGGTCCCAACATTCCGGTTTGCCGGACTATCCACCTCAGCCTGTGTTTCCTCAGTATCCGGATCAGCCGAATCACTACCACCACATGCCGCCTCCACCTGATGGATTTCATATGGGACCACATCAGTTTGGAGATCTTTTCGGGAAGAAAAAGAAGTAA